The DNA segment TAGTAAAAGGAGAGGTTTCGGAAAAGCTTTTCTCTTTTAATCTTTTTAGTGATAACGGTAAGGAATAGCCCAAATCTTTTAACATTATTCCCTTTGCTTGGGAATAGATAGCCAATTTTAGCAGGTTCCCTCTTTTTCTCTTTTTAATATTTTCTAAAAGTTTTGAGAAAGATTTTTCTTCCTTTTGAGGAAAAATAGCAAAGAAATCATCGGGATTGCCAACAAAAAGAAAGTATTGGGCAGGAGATAAATCAATTTTTAAACTTATCTCTTTATCAAAAATTCTACCTTCCAAATCTTGGAAAGTTATTTTAACTTTTAATTCATCTTTTATTAAAAAACGGGTTTTATTTAAAGTGATATCTAAGATTTTTGCTGCTCTTTTTTCCGGGATAATTTCACTTTCAATTTCGCACTCCTTTATTGTTATCTTTTCTAAGGGATTTTCCAAAATAGTTTTTAAGTCATTATAAAAATCATAAAGTTCCCAACTTCTTGGTTCATCGCTAATACTTATTTTTTCATAAATAAACTCTTCTTCTCTATCTTTAAGAAGGAATTTTAATTTTATTTTATTTTGGATAGTATAGTTAAGAAGGGTTTTGGTAGTAAAAGAAGAATAAGAAGAAGAGAGACAGATAGGTAATAAAAAGGGAATTAATTTATGATGGTTACAGATTTCATAGTTAAAAATCTCTTTTTTATTTTCATTGGTAATTTTTATTCTTACGGGAATTTTCTTTGCCTTTTTATTTAAAATTCCTTTGATTGCTGTTTGGTAATCGTAGTTTATAACACCAATTTCTTTTACTGGCGAGAAGAGTTTAAAGGAATTATCATAGGCGGGCATTATACAATGGATTTTCCCTAAGACCAAAGGCAATTCTAATTCACCAAAATTAAATAAGGGATGACCAAAGGCATAAATAGTATCCTTATTAATATAAGTTAATGTGCCAATCGCTGCTGCTTTCAAATCGCCATCAATAAAAGTTGCGCCCACGGCATAACCCAAGGAAGGTTCAATTTCAATATCTTCCTTTTCTCCTTTGCCCATTGGTAGAAATATTGGTTTGATATTTTCTGGAAAGATTTGTTTGAAAAGTTCTATTGCCTTTTTATCTAAATTGCTACTTAAAGCGATGGGAAGGGTATAATTTCTTATTGGTAAATTCCTTCCTTTTGGAAAACTTTCTGGATAGAGCATTTCGTAGATTGGCGTAATACCACAAATTGGCTCTTTCTGGAACTCCCAAGCATAAGCAACCGCACCAATCAATTTATTATTAATAAATACCGGACTTCCTGACATACCGCTAACCACACCACTATTCTCTAAATTCTGTTTTGACAATTTAGCAATAATTAAATTTCTTTTTGGCTCAACATCTTTCATCACATCAATAATCTCGCATTCAAAGGTATCAGGTAAAATACCAAAAAAAGTAGAAAGACCATAACCTTTCATTTTTTGTTTTATACTATCTAAATCCATTATTGGCATATTAATTATTAAAAAAATTATCAGAACTCCCATCTCTTTCCCCATTCATTTAAGAAGACAAACTCTTTTAATTCCTTTCTCTTTCTACTTTGGGCAAAGGTTTTAATTGCCTTTCCTAAAAGATTCTCTTCTTTGGGATAACCCAATGGTGTCAAGGCAATAATTCTAAAATCCTTTGGTATTTTTAAGATTTCTTTTAAGTATTCCTCGTCAAAACCACCAATCCAACAGGTTCCTAAACCTAAAGCAGTAGCCGCTAATATGAGATGCTCCATTGCGATTGCGCAATCAACTAAAAAATAGTCAAGACCGGCACGGGTTCCTGATAATTCCTTTTTAGAAACCAAAATAATAATTACCGGTGCTTTCTTTAAAAAGATATTAATATTCAAAGTTAATGGTCGGAATTCAGAAATCTTTTTTATCAATTCCTTATCTTTCACCACAATAAAATACCAAGGTTGACGATTCTGCCAAGAAGGTGCTAATCTGGCTGCTTCTAAAATTTTCTTTATCTTTTCATCTTCAACTTCCTTATCAGAAAAATTTCTTACCGA comes from the candidate division WOR-3 bacterium genome and includes:
- a CDS encoding nitroreductase family protein, with amino-acid sequence MDFFEAISARHSVRNFSDKEVEDEKIKKILEAARLAPSWQNRQPWYFIVVKDKELIKKISEFRPLTLNINIFLKKAPVIIILVSKKELSGTRAGLDYFLVDCAIAMEHLILAATALGLGTCWIGGFDEEYLKEILKIPKDFRIIALTPLGYPKEENLLGKAIKTFAQSRKRKELKEFVFLNEWGKRWEF
- a CDS encoding SpoIVB peptidase S55 domain-containing protein, with translation MGVLIIFLIINMPIMDLDSIKQKMKGYGLSTFFGILPDTFECEIIDVMKDVEPKRNLIIAKLSKQNLENSGVVSGMSGSPVFINNKLIGAVAYAWEFQKEPICGITPIYEMLYPESFPKGRNLPIRNYTLPIALSSNLDKKAIELFKQIFPENIKPIFLPMGKGEKEDIEIEPSLGYAVGATFIDGDLKAAAIGTLTYINKDTIYAFGHPLFNFGELELPLVLGKIHCIMPAYDNSFKLFSPVKEIGVINYDYQTAIKGILNKKAKKIPVRIKITNENKKEIFNYEICNHHKLIPFLLPICLSSSYSSFTTKTLLNYTIQNKIKLKFLLKDREEEFIYEKISISDEPRSWELYDFYNDLKTILENPLEKITIKECEIESEIIPEKRAAKILDITLNKTRFLIKDELKVKITFQDLEGRIFDKEISLKIDLSPAQYFLFVGNPDDFFAIFPQKEEKSFSKLLENIKKRKRGNLLKLAIYSQAKGIMLKDLGYSLPLSLKRLKEKSFSETSPFTICYEKEDTFNYFITNSKILTFEVKEEK